A genomic window from Lotus japonicus ecotype B-129 chromosome 1, LjGifu_v1.2 includes:
- the LOC130730472 gene encoding uncharacterized protein LOC130730472 — MESVLPFVVYISSDEEEEEEGGGKRRRLEEKVVDMSSTDYEWMKGIKGFLEMGHEEQGEVALLGKAEHESKILKEGGDGDDDDDCVILEGDPEKLATSVNDSATGSDSDELFVVGEKGQIACRDYPHPRHLCGNFPYSSTPHQRHCSQCHCYVCDAPAPCPKWGTGLSSADHCHATDKSEMWKILRHSSKLRKSASLADPTTLGKAASLAAPTKLGKAASLAAPTNCGSLGDVVNFQHNYTMPLDIILSPNSMFLNQPSRPPPIQTHSLENSIPQDRASQQVLLNPSLIHPSSLNQLSKLNTVPLCSTAFNFTTSNGANHGRYQELESTMVRNIYQSHSDPRELLGVSNHAIQRETGLEAWSLRPPSSHVMSNGVSNLGFGNNLTMNQSTQGASGFTNYVNPAPQYDRYHAATGFSNSRTCFEPAYEPRSYYQSNDSQNFDGNCIQGNAAPPSSYMAHLNRNQHLYEPQVGTQSKLAGNILEYGATRQDGYQLRPHDEIQSEYSRMAGLTAFDSSWIENTSNNLSGLQSSGSMSIPISPFVEESSAQFQGSTTNLSMGDIKHWPFDGN, encoded by the exons ATGGAGTCTGTGCTACCATTTGTGGTGTATATAAGCTctgacgaagaagaagaagaagaaggaggaggaaaacGGCGGCGTTTGGAAGAGAAGGTGGTGGATATGAGCAGCACTGACTATGAATGGATGAAGGGGATAAAGGGGTTTCTGGAAATGGGCCATGAAGAACAAGGCGAGGTTGCTTTGTTGGGAAAAGCAGAACATGAGTCAAAGATTTTGAAAGaaggtggtgatggtgatgatgatgatgattgtgTGATTCTTGAGGGTGACCCGGAGAAGCTTGCTACCTCGGTGAATGACTCGGCAACTGGGTCAGACTCGGATGAGTTGTTTGTTGTTGGGGAGAAGGGTCAG ATTGCCTGCAGAGACTACCCTCATCCCCGGCATCTTTGTGGCAATTTTCCCTATTCTTCCACCCCTCACCAGAGACATTGTAGCCAG TGCCATTGTTATGTTTGTGACGCCCCAGCACCATGTCCGAAATGGGGCACAGGTCTTTCTAGTGCAGATCATTGTCATGCAACAGATAAATCTGAGATGTGGAAAATTCTGAGGCATAGTTCCAAATTGCGCAAGTCTGCTTCCTTAGCAGATCCAACCACATTGGGCAAGGCTGCTTCCTTAGCAGCTCCAACCAAATTGGGCAAGGCTGCTTCCTTAGCAGCTCCAACCAATTGTGGTAGTCTTGGTGATGTTGTGAATTTCCAACATAACTACACTATGCCCCTTGATATCATACTGTCTCCAAATTCCATGTTTTTGAATCAGCCATCTAGGCCACCTCCAATACAGACACACTCCTTAGAAAATAGCATACCTCAAGATCGAGCCTCTCAGCAAGTTCTACTGAATCCCAGCTTAATACATCCCAGCTCACTGAATCAGCTTTCCAAACTAAATACTGTACCTTTATGCTCCACAGCCTTCAACTTTACAACATCGAATGGTGCAAACCATGGTAGATATCAAGAGTTAGAATCGACTATGGTGAGAAACATATACCAGTCTCATTCTGATCCAAGGGAGTTGCTAGGTGTAAGTAATCATGCCATCCAAAGAGAGACAGGACTGGAAGCTTGGAGTTTAAGGCCTCCTTCTTCTCATGTGATGTCCAATGGAGTAAGTAACCTTGGTTTTGGGAACAACTTGACAATGAACCAGTCTACTCAAGGTGCATCCGGCTTCACCAATTATGTCAATCCAGCGCCGCAATATGACAGATATCATGCTGCAACAGGATTTTCAAATAGCAGAACCTGTTTCGAACCAGCTTATGAACCCCGATCATATTACCAATCAAATGATAGCCAGAATTTCGATGGAAATTGTATTCAGGGTAATGCAGCTCCTCCTTCGAGTTATATGGCTCACCTGAATAGAAATCAGCATTTATATGAGCCTCAAGTTGGAACTCAAAGTAAACTTGCAGGAAATATTCTTGAATATGGAGCTACAAGGCAAGATGGTTACCAGTTGAGACCTCATGATGAGATTCAAAGTGAATATTCAAGAATGGCAGGTCTTACAGCCTTCGATTCAAGTTGGATTGAGAATACCAGTAACAACCTTTCTGGTCTTCAAAGCTCAGGATCTATGAGTATACCAATCTCACCCTTTGTAGAGGAGTCTAGTGCCCAGTTTCAGGGAAGCACTACTAATCTCTCAATGGGTGATATCAAACACTGGCCTTTTGATGGAAACTAA